The Cylindrospermum stagnale PCC 7417 genome segment AAACCACTCAGGCGCAAGACATAGTTAAATACATCTTGTACTGGCTCGTTTTCTATATCTAGAGAGATGGTTTGAGAAGTTGTTTGTTCGCTATTAGCAGGCGCAGACTGACCGCCTGGAGTCGGCGCTCCTTCGCCTCCCACATAAGCTAAGTTCATCCCAGCAGCACGGGCCAGCAGTGACAAAACCTCCCGAACCGGAGCATCTCGCAGCACTAAGCGAGGAACACGTTCCTGAGTTCCCAAGTCGATATTACTTGGAGAGGCATCAGTATTGGCGACGGAAATATCCCCCACCGGTGGAGCGACGGCTCTGGGCAAGAAAGGTGGAGCTTGGTTGTAAGGTTGACCAATTCCTGCTGGCTTTGCAGGTGTCCCATCAATTGTGACTTCTGGGTTGGGGACGAGAACATCTGGTTTTTGACCAGGCTGGACTGGGGTAGCGGTAGGCGGTGTTGCGGCTATTGGCGTTGTTGGTGCTGATGCTGTGGTGTTAGTAGATGGTGTAAAGCCAAGGGTAATGCCGTCTTGCTTTCGCACCACAGGTTGACTGCTGGGGACATTGTTGCTTCCAGTTACCATCACCCGGACGCTATTGGCATCAATCTGAACAATCTCGACTGAAGCAATTCCTGGAGCGGGGTTTTCTTGGCGGAAATTATTGCCTTGTGGTAAACGTAGTTGAGTATTAATAATATCTGCAACTAAGGCTTTGCCTTTTTTGGTGGTGAAAACTTGCGGGCGATCGCCTGAAGAAGTTTTCAAAACAACATTAACTCCACCATCAACTGGATTTAGCTGCACCGCAGTAATTGCGGTAGTCTGTGCCCACACTGGTTGTGAGGCCAATAATACAAAAGCTGTAGCACCCAATATTAAACCGTTACCGTGAAACTGTTTCACAGTTCATTCCTCACCTTAAATTAAAACCGTGTTAACCAAAATTCTTTGAGTAGTTAAACCCTAATTTAGTGATGTGCGACTTAAGATTTTGGTCTCTCTTCATTGTAGGAGAGAGATTTTTAATCCTGATCCCCAAACAGCTAACAATCATTCTTTTCGCTTCCCTCCCCTACAAGAGGAGGGCTAGGGAGAAGTTGTTGGGGTTGGGGGTTAGGTTTCCGGATAAGTCGCAATCTATTAGCACTCAGAACTTTTTTTGTTACTTCTTGGCCGTGGCTTTCGCTGCGGTGGCAATTGTTGCTTCATCCTCTGGAGTAAGTGGCATCAATGCCTGTATCTGGAAGGATGTTGTAATCTTCGCTGGAGCATTTCGCACCCCTTTGTTTTTATCTTCTGAGGAGGTAACCTCTGGTGGAGTCAATGTTGATTGAAAGTCTTTAAGTATTAACAAAGGCTGTAATCGCTCAATGTTACGTATAATCGATTGTGTTTGTTCAAAAGTGCCAACAATTTCAACGTTGGTATTGAGGCGTTTCAGCTTGTTATCGACTTGTACTCCTAGAGTGCTATCAGTAATTATTTCTGGTTTATTTGAAGCTGGCACAAACTTCTTCATTTGAGCGCCCACGCCATTTACAGGACTTTTCCCATTGCTGGCGGACTGAACTAAGCGATTCATGTCTAGCAGCAAGGTATCCAAGGTTTTTTCGTTAGCAAATAAACTTAAAACCTGACTCTTTTGCTGCTTTGCTTGAGCTAACTCTTCTTTTACCTTGTCAGCCTGTTTGACCTGAATTTTCTTTTGGTCAATTTGCCCTTGGAGTCCGTTGCTTTTTTCTTGCTGCTGCTGATAGCTTTCCCAAGCTGGCATCACCAAGTTTAGCAGCATATAGACTGCTCCCAAAAATCCCAAGGTTCCCACGATAATGCCAATCATTGGGGGTGTGAAGGAAATACCAAAGACAACGGGATAGGGTGGTGTGCCTTCATCAAACACCCCACCTTGTTCTGCAAAATTCAAATCATCCGTGAACGTCATTTTGAAATGACTCCTGTTTGTTGCATACTACGAATCCGAGCCACTAGTCCCACTGTGCCTTTTTTCTCCAATTCCTGAAGTAGCTGAGACGCTGGAATCTCGCTCAGACTTGATTGGATAGTGTATTTCACTATTTTGGGTGGTTTAATTGGCACAGAACTTCCACCAGAACCCGCTGGTAATGGAGCATCTACTAACTCTGCTGCAATAATTCTGCTGTCTGAGGAATTCAAGAATTTAGATTGTTCCAGACTTAGCAAGAAATCGTTGACATCATTAAATGAGCTAGCAAACCCGTTAATTTCTAACCCCCCAGCGATATTGGTCGGTGCTTCTCCCTTAACTGGGACAACGGGTGGTATTTGTTTGATATTCTCAATTCGTACCGGAACTGGTATGCGATCGCGCAAATCTTGCAACATTGCCGACCAAGGACGAATCTGATCGAACACAGTGACTAAAGCTTGAGTTTCTCCTTTAATGGCGATCGCCTCACCCCGGATTTTGTTAATGTCTGCTATTTGTTTGTCTAACTTCTGGTTTTCCTGTTCTAGCGCTGCTGTTTGCCGCTCTAACTCGCTACTTTTCGCTTGCAAAAATAACCAACTACACGCCACCAAAGCCGGGAAACACAAACCTATGCCAAGTCCCAGATAAACAGGCCTTAAATCGCCAATTTGAACCGATTTTCCCGGCTTTTTGTCAGAGGTTTTATGATAAGCTGGGCGGTCTTTAAGAAAGTTAATATCCAGACTGTACATTCCGTCACACCTCCCGCATTCCTAGACCAAGTACTATCCCCAACCCAGGGCGTTGTGCTAGGGGATATTTTTCCGCATCAACTTCCAAAGACAAAGACCCTATGGGATCTATTTGGGTAGTTGGCAAACTCAATCGTTGAGTAAAGAACTCATCTAACTGTTGGAGTCCGCCCCCCGGTCCAGCCAGTAGAATCTGCGCTACTTCCAAATTTTCACTTTGATTAAGGTAAAAATCGATGGAACGCCTCAATTCATCTGATAGTTCTCCCAACACTCTCAACATCGCTGCCATACCAGGATTAATGCCGGTGACACCAGTTTTCCCACCATCTATGGGATTTGAGGGAATAGTCATTCCCTGCAACATTTCCATATCTCGTGAAGTGGGTAAATTCATTGCCCTTGATAAAGCAGTTTGCAGTTGATAAGTGCCGATTGGCACCGTGCGCGAAAATTGCGGCACTCCATTAATGATGATGGCAATTTCTGTGCTGTCGAACTCAATGTCAACTAGTACCGCAGCTTCTTGCGGTCCGAATAGCCGCAGCTGATCACGAATAGTCCTAATTAAAGCAAAACTGTTAATCTCTAAAACATCAATTTGTAATCCTGCCTGCTCAAATGTACTAATGTAGGTATCCGTCACCTCCTTGCGAGTAGCAACCAACAGCACACGTACTTTTTCAATGCCATCCTCATCTACAAAGTACCCAAGTTTCTGATAATCCACATCAGCTTCTTCACGGGGATAGGGTAAATACAAAGCAGCTTCGTGATTTAACACCATCTCCCGTAATTCTCTATCATCTAACTCTGCTGGCACGGGTATCAGACGCACAATGGAATCTCGTCCTGGTACACAAGTAGCCACACGAGATACCTTGATTTTACTTTCAGCTAGGGCCTGCTGGATTAGTTCCGCCATTGCTGGAGGGTTGGCAATTTGACCATCGGTAACTATACCTTCGGGAACAGCTACCGATGTCAAAGACTCTAATTTCACACCTTGGCGTTGCTTGCGTAGTTGAACTATATTCACTCGTTCTGGCGCAAGTTCAATGCCAACCCCTTTATTAGAATTACGAAATAGACTATTGAGGTTGAAGCTTTTGACCACAGTTTTGTCCACTAGACTGCTAAATGGAAAATTTAAATACTATTCAAAACGAGCTGGATATCAAGTAATCGATTTAGCCTATAATCTCGACAACTATACATAACTTTTCACCCCGATCAACCGTAAAAGTACTAGCACGATGATTAAAATGCCAAAATTTAAACAGCTAACTGTTTTTGTACTGCTCGGCTTATTCACCAGTTGGATTGTAAGTTGCAGCACAGGTAACGTTGGCACAGGTGCAAAACAAGCTTCAGAAGCGGCAACTATTGAGTTTTGGACGATGCAACTCCAACCCCAGTTTACCAATTACTTCCAAAGCTTAATCACGAAGTTTGAATCGCAAAACCCCAGTATCAAGATTAACTGGGTGGATGTACCTTGGGCTGCTATGGAGAACAAAATTTTAACAGCTGTCTCAGCAAAAACGCCACCTGATGTTGTGAACCTCAACCCAGATTTCGCTTCCCAACTGGCAGGACGAAATGCCTGGTTAGATTTGGATGCGAAAGTCTCTAAGGTCGTACGCTCCTCCTATCTGCCAAATATCTGGAAAGCAAGTACGCTCAATGGCAAGAGTTTTGGGATTCCCTGGTATCTCACCACGCGGTTAACTATTTATAACACCGATTTATTAAAACAGGCAGGTATCAGCAAACCGCCTGCTACTTACGCAGAATTAGCCAAAGTCGCACAACAAATTAAAGATCAGACTAAGAAATATGCGTTTTTTGTGACTTTTGTACCGCAAGATTCCGGTGAAGTGCTGGAATCCTTTGTGCAGATGGGAGTTACCCTAGTAGATACCGAGGGTAAAGCGGCGTTTAACTCCCCACAAGGCAAAGCAGCATTTCAATATTGGGTAGATTTGTATAAAAAAGGTTTGCTTCCTAAAGAATCTTTGACGCAGGGACACCGTCATGCAATTGATTTATACCAAGCTGGAGAGACAGCGTTGTTAGCTTCTGGTCCAGAGTTTCTCAAGACGATCGCCAATAATGCCCCGAAAATCGCTCAAGCTTCAGCTATAGCTCCCCAACTCACAGGTGATACAGGCAAGAAAAATGTCGCCGTGATGAATATAGTCATTCCCCGCGACACCAAAAAACCTGACGCTGCAGTCAAATTTGCCCTATTTGTCACTAATGACGAAAACCAACTAGCTTTTGCCAAAGCTGCGAACGTCTTACCATCAACAATCAAAGCACTGGGTGACAGCTACTTTAAAGATGTGGCAGCTAATGCTACAACAGTGGAAAAGGCAAGAGTTACCAGTGCCAAACAACTACAACAGGCAGAGATATTAACCCCTACACTCAAGGATTCCAAAAAACTGCAAAAGTCAATTTACGAGAACTTGCAAGCCGCTATGCTGGGTGAGAAGACAGTAGATAAAGCCGTAGAAGATGCAGCGCAACAGTGGAATAATCGGTAATTGGTAACGGGTAACGGGTAACGGGTAATTGGTAATGGGTAATTGGTAATTGGGAAAAAGAAAAAACCCTTATCTATTGCCCATGCCGAAAAAATGCCCTATTAAATACAGGGAACCACATAAAACTACTAAATTATCTGTCGGAGTAAAAGCAGCATCTAACGCTGATGTTAAATCTGGATATGTGCTGCAAAAGCTCAATTCTGGACAGACATCAGCGGCTAGTTTGGCTAATTCACCAGGGTAAGCTGAACTACTATCTGGTACTGGCACTAAATACAATTTATCTCCTGGACAAAGTAAAGCTTGGAATATGTCTTGATGTTCTTTAGTAGAGAGCATTCCCATCACCCAAGTTACAGAATCCTGAGTAGTCTGTTCTCCCTGCTGACTCTCAGGGGTAGGGGGTGGGGTCAAACTATCAACATAATCGCGTAAAACTTCGGCTGCGGCGGGGTTATGGGCGCCATCAATTAATAATTTATGGTTTTTCCAAGTAACCCATTGCATCCGTCCTGGCCACTTGGTTTTCGCCATACCATTGATTATGGCTGCTTCAGAAATTTGCCAACCCTTTTCTTGCAGGATTTCCAAAGCAGCTAAAGCCAAAACCGAATTAGTTAGCTGGATTTGTCCTTGCAATGGTAAAGGATATTTAAGAGTGTTTGAATTTTGAATTGTTTCATATTCTGCCCATCCTGTAGCTATTTGACGGGCAGGTTGAGGGGTAAAAATAGGGCATTGTAATTCTACAATCCGCGATTCTACTACTCTATCTGCGTCCGGTGACAACGGACCAACCACAGCAGGACATCCAGGTTTCAAAATTCCAGCTTTTTCTCTGGCAATATCAGCGACAGTGGGGCCGAGTTGTTGCCAGTGTTCACGGCTAATATTCGTAATGATCGTCACAAGAGGCTGGGAGCAGACATTAGTGGCATCCAAGCGCCCTCCTAGTCCAACTTCTACCACCGCTACATCGACTTGCTGTTGAGCAAAATACAACCAAGCCGCTGCGGTAATTACTTCAAACTGAGTTGGGGACTCTTGATTATGGTCAATGGCCCCTTGAACTTGTAGGATTAATTGAGAAAATGCCTCGGAAGAAATTGGCTGTTCGTTGAGGCAGATGCGTTCTGTCCAATCGACTAAATGGGGGGAAGTGTAGCGTCCTGTGCGATAACCAGCCTCGGTGAGTACAGAGGAGAGATAGGCACAGACAGAACCTTTGCCATTAGTGCCAGCAACATGAATGACTGGGACTTGGTGATGGGGGTTGCCGAGATTTGCCAATAATTTGACAATGCGCGCGAGTCCCAGATGGACACCAAAGTGTTGAAAGGGTTTGAGTAAAGAATCTATATGCACAAATGGGTAAGTAATTAGTCTCGAATAATAATTAAAAATATTGAAATTGGTTTGTAGTCAGGACTTTAGTCCTATTTTTTCCGGAGAAAGCGGGCATAGCTGCCCTGACTGCGGAGGGTTTCAGAGAGAGGGCTGAAGCCCTCACTACAAACTTTATGGGTAATAGGTAAAAAATTCCCCATTACCCATTAGCCAATGGGGAATTTAAGCTTCTTTGTTCAAAAAGTTTTGAACTTGTCTTAATGCCGCAGCACCAATGTTAAAGACAGCCCAACCAGCAGCGATGGCTACTGGTGCTAAAACGATGACTACGCGATAATCAATGTCCATATCTAGAAACCCTCTTTTAATCAGAACTTAAAGTTTTGTCAACTGCTCTCATTTTTATTTTTAGCTGAAGTGGGCAACTTTTCCAGCCTGATGTGTAAAGAATGATTAAAGTTTATTCATTAGTCATGTCCCCAGCCTCTTGGCTAGGGCTGGTGAAAACCAATATCTGTACCGTTACCAGCATGAACCAAGGCTAATTTTTGGTAGCGTTTAGCGTGTTCGATGAGTTCTGCCGCTTCGGTGTCTGTAACTTGACGCTGCACTTTGCCAGGAATGCCAACGACTAGGGACAAGGGCGGTACATTTTTAGTCACTACTGCACCAGCACCAATGATACTACCAGCACCCACCCTTACCCCATCTAAAATCACTGCACCAATGCCAATCAAACTTCCACGTTCAATGTGAGCAGAATGCACCACAGCGCGATGGCCTACGGTAACATAATCTTCTAAGATCGTGGGCAAACCAGGGTCACCATGTAGAATTGCCCCATCTTGAATGTTGGTAAACTCGCCAATATCAATGCGTTCTACATCCCCCCTAACGACTGCTCCATACCAAATGCTCACTCCGGAGGCTATGTTTACCGAACCCATAACGACAGAATTCGCTGCTATGAAGGCAGCTTGAGAAAAATCGGGAGATGTCCAGTAAGAAGTGGTAGACACGATAGAATATGAATATGGTACCCAGGAACACTGGAAAAACTCCAACCTTTGAGGCTGGTTGCAAAACCAGGATATCACGGTGTCTAGCCTCTATACCGAGGAAGGCAAGAGTGAAAAAAATCCCTGCCGCAACTTCGTGTCTGTGTAGCAGTGAGCAAGTAACCCAAAGGATGAGAGCAGAAGTGTAAAATCGAACCCACTGATGCTGGTGAAGACAAAACTATGTTTGTACGCACTTCATGATGAATCCAGGCTTGCAGTACCCAATGTTTGGCCCCGAAATACAGTGTCCTCACTGTCGCCAGACTATTCCAGCGCTGACACTAACAGATACATATTTATGTCCGCGTCATGGCGCTTTTGAAGCTGATCCGAAAACTGGGGAATTGATCCATCTACAGTCGGGGCGTCACTGGCGGAGGTGGAATAATGAATGGTATCGTCAACATACCCATCCTGATGGTATTCGGTTTGAAATTCACGAAGCCCTAGATAAGCTGTATACCCAAGGCTATCGAGCAACAAGGGTGATTATTGCGCGACGCTATCAGGAATTGATGAGTGGTTATTTAGAACGCAGTGCACCTTGGCGTACAGGAGTGCCGGAAACTACAGGTGCGCGACTGTACGGATTACCGGTGGAGTTTAGCCCCGATTCTGGGGAGGAACCTTGCTGGGAAGTGATTAATTTTGATTTGGAAAAGGAGCCTGGTGTGCCAGTGCGCTATCCTTATTTCCGATTGTTTGAGTAATGGTCATTAGTCATTGGTCATTTGACAAGTGACTAAAGACCAATGACTAATGACTAATGACTAAATTTATGCATCATGCTTCTATTCGGACTGCAAATATTCATCGTGCGATCGCCTTTTATCAGCAGTTGGGGTTTACAATTTCGGAACGCTTCACTACAGGCTACACCCTAGCTTGCTGGATGGAAGGACTGGGGGGGAGAATTGAACTGATCCAAATTCCCGAACCAAAACCAGCCCCGGACGCTTTTGCAGACGAGCATTATGTGGGCTACTATCATCTTTCATTCGATCTGACGGAGATGACACCAGATTTACCCAGTTGGCTGGATAGCTTAAAAAAACGTTTGGCGGTGGTAGATCAATTACAGCCACTGAAGATCCTTTTGGAACCAACACAGCAACAAATAGGCTCGCGCATTTTTGAAGTCGCCTTCATCGCTGATACTGATAACTTACCCCTAGAATTTATCCGGGTTTTAGCTAAACTCGGTTAGTGAATAGGGAACCCGAAGGTCTTTCTTTCCCAATTCCCAATGTTGTTGCATGTAGCTTTTGCTTGTAGCTGGCAAGATGCTAAGATTAGCTGCTCGGGCATATTACCTTAGTGCTAAATTAGTCGTAGCACACAGATAGCTCCCAGATTTAGACGCAGTAAATTATTGCGCCTTTTTGCATAAAATAACTTTTTTCTAGAGTGTTGCCGAGGTTACAGAATCTCTCATAAATAATAGATTATAGTCATACTCCAAAATAAATATGTAATAAAATTTACATATATATCTGCCAAAGCTCAGTCTGTGTTTTCCACCGTGCATCGATATCGTTTTCCATTATTAATATTGAGTGTCTGGATAATTGCAGTGTTTTTGTTAAGCAACAAGCCTGTTATTAGCCATATTGAAAATTTTCCCCAAACACTGTTAGCAAAAAGCATCAAGACCCCGGCAGTGACAGAAAATGTCAGCAAGACAGTGCTAGAAAATGGTCTGACTGTCTTGACAAAAGAAGTACATAATGCAACCGTGGTGACTGTGCAGGTGTGGTATAAAGTCGGTTCGCGTAACGAAGAACCGGGAGTAAATGGCATTGCCCACCAGTTGGAACATATGATGTTTAAAGGCACAAAAAACCGTCCGATTCAATTTGGACAACTGTTTAGTGCTTTAGGCAGTGACTCCAACGCTTTCACTAGCTATGACCAAACGGCATATTACGGCACTGCGGAACGGGAAAAATTGACAGCGCTGCTGGTGCTGGAAGCAGACAGAATGCAAAATTCCCTGATTGATGTTGAGCAACTAGCAAGTGAAAAGCGGGTAGTAATTTCAGAGTTGCTCTTTTATGAAAATAGCCCGGAATACCGCCTAAATCGAGCCGTGATGCGGGCAGCATTTCCTGATCATGGTTACGGGTTACCTGTTGGTGGTACTAAAGCCGATGTTGAGAAATTTGAAGTTGAGCAGGTGCGGAAATATTACCGCAAATTCTATAGTCCCGAAAATGCTGTTTTAGTAATTGTGGGAGACTTCTCAACGGCAAAAACTCTGGAAACCGTTAAAGAGATATTTGGCAAAATACCCCAGAATAATCCTGAGAAACGATCGCTCTTTTCTGAATCGCCTATGCAACTGAATACTCCCCACGGGCTAAACGCCCCGCTAACAGCAATCAGCACGCCGATAGTGCTGCGAGAACTAGGGGCTGGTTCAATGCTGCAAGTAGTGTATCCACTCCCAAAGGGGAATCAATCGGATGTGCCAGCCTTGGCTGTGATGGATTACATTTTGACAGAGGGACGAAATTCTCGGCTGTATCAGGTATTGGTGGAATCAGGTTTAGTTAGTGAAGTTACATCTGCTGTTGCCAGCTTGCGAGAATTTGGCTGGTACGGAATGTTGTTGACTGCCGCTCATCATCAGGATTTGACAACTATTGACTCAATGCTCAAAAGTGCGATCGCTAATTTAGCCGCAACAGGGGTGACATCTGAGGAATTAGCACGAGCCAAGGCTCAATTAATCGCATCTGTCATCTTAAGTAACCGTGATATCACTAGCCTAGCAATGCAATTAGGCAATGATCAGACCACTGCTGATGATTATAACTATACAGACCGCTACTTAGCCGCTGTCCACCGGGTAAGCGCAGCAGATATAGTGGCTGTGGTCAACAAATATCTGAAACCGGAAATTCGTGTAGTGGGCTTTTTTGAACCAACCGAGAAACTAACAAAAGGGATTGTCGCTAAACCACATTTGGCACAAACTACAGAAAATTTCTCTCCTGTCGCACCTGTAACTCCATCTGAGGTGATCAAGTACCTACCGCCTGTACCTCGAGCTACAGACGCTGTGACACGAGAACTACCACAAGCATTCACTTTTGCCAACGGTCTGCGGGTATTGCTGTTGTCTGACAAGAGTACTCCGACTGTGACTTTGAGTGGTCACATTACAGCCGGGACAGAATTTGACCCAGATGAGCAAGCTGGACTGGCATCACTCGTGGCTGACAGCCTGGTGAATGGTACTAAAACTCAAGATTTATTGACTATTGCCAAAGCTTTAGAAGAACGCGGTGCGAGTTTAGATTTTGAAGCGGATCGTGAAGGTGTGCGTATCCAAGGGAATAGTTTAGCAGCGGATTTACCTGTGCTGCTGGAAACTTTAGCAGATGTAGTTAAAAATAGTACATTTCCCGCAAAAGAGTTGGAAATCAATCGCCAACAGGCTTTAACTGCTCTTGACTTACAATTAGACGACCCTGATGAAGTAGCAAAAAAAGTATTTGTGCAATCGATTTTTCCCAAAAAGCATCCCTTGCACACCTTTCCTACGACTGCGAGCATCCAGCAGATTAAACGTGAGGATGTGATTACTTTCAAGGAAAAACATTATCGTCCAGACACGATGGTGCTAGCGCTGGTGGGAGATTTTGAGGTAGCGACAGTGCGATCGCTCCTTCAGGCTCAGTTTAGTGACTGGCAAGTCAAAGGTCAACCACCAACAGTCAAATATCCCGCAGTCTCGATGCCAGCAAAACTGGTGCGGATAAATCCAGTTCTTCCAGGTAAAGCCCAAGCGATTACTTATATGGGCTATGCAGCTATTAACCGTCAAGACCCCCGATTTTATGCAGCCTTAGTGTTGAATCAGATTTTGGGAGGCGATACGCTATCGAGTAGATTGGGAACAGAAGTGCGCGATCGCCTTGGATTAACTTACGGAATTTATAGCAGCTTCCAAGCCGGAAAAAACGTCGGCACATTTTTGATTGAGATGCAAACCAGCCCAGAAGATACCAGTCAAGCGATCGCTAGCACCCGCAAACTACTACAACAAATCCATCAGCAAGGTGTCAGCGAAAAAGAAGTGGAGACGGCTAAACGCACCTTAATCAGTAACTACAACGTTTCTCTAGTAAATCCAGAAGAATTAACTAAAAAAATCTTGATGAATGAAGTGTACGGACTGGACAAAATAGAACTGCGCTCTTTTACTCAAAAAATCCACCAAGTCACCTTTCCCCAGGTTAATCAAGCAGCTCGTGAGTTGCTCTACCCAGATAAAATCGTGGTCGTAACAGCAGGCCCGCCTGTCTTAGCAGACAGAAGCATTATTCAAAATTCAAAATAGAGACGGAGACCCCCGTAAGAGATACAAAATCCAAAATTCAAAATGAGCAGTTTAGTTAAGAAACTTTACCAACCTTCACACAAAGCGCTACAGGCGTATTTAAATTAGCTTATTTTTAGCGAAGGTATTGTTATACACTACTTAAAGTGTGTATGTAGTTGTGAATAGCAACCTTTCAACTTGTGACGATCCAACCTCACCTAAGCTTGACGTAATTGTCAGGCAATTGGTAGTCCGAAGTAACAGCTTAATAAACACTAATTAACCAGGCTCGATATTTACTGTAAAAAATGACACTACAAATAGCCTTAAATCAAAAAGTGTCCTTATCTGCAAATGTTCTGACTCAAGACTTAGCAGGAGAGTCTGTTTTGTTGAATCTGCAAAGTGAAGAATATTTTAGTCAAAACGAAGTTGGTACAAAAATATTCTTTGTGCTAACTGAGTCAGATTCTATCCAGACAGCTTACGACACCTTGCTAAAAGAATATGAGGTAGAGCCAGAAAAGTTAAAACAAGACTTGCTCAAGTTTATTGATAAATTGGTTAAGGCTGGACTAGTGGAAATTACTGGTTCTTAACTTGTTGAAGCAAAAAATCAAATCATGCGTGTACTGATGATTGGTGCTGGGGGTGTTGCCTTGACAAGACCCTTAGATTGGGCAGTCAAAGCAGGTTATGAAGTTTGGCTACTAGGTGATGTAGACCCCTATGAAACGGAAACTCCCAAAAATTATCGCTATTTCCCCACTGTTTGGCGAAAGTATCTAGAGGAGTTTACCAACACCTACCCATACGAAGATCAGATGGCTGAGGAAATGGCAGAGCCGTTACGTAAACTTGCAGACGAATTCCAGCCTGATATTATCCATGTCCACGCCATTGGTTGGCACGCCCAGTGTTGTGTCCTGGCGAATCTAAGCCCTCTTGTCGTGTCTGCTTGGGGCTTTTTAAATCATTT includes the following:
- the pilM gene encoding type IV pilus assembly protein PilM; the encoded protein is MDKTVVKSFNLNSLFRNSNKGVGIELAPERVNIVQLRKQRQGVKLESLTSVAVPEGIVTDGQIANPPAMAELIQQALAESKIKVSRVATCVPGRDSIVRLIPVPAELDDRELREMVLNHEAALYLPYPREEADVDYQKLGYFVDEDGIEKVRVLLVATRKEVTDTYISTFEQAGLQIDVLEINSFALIRTIRDQLRLFGPQEAAVLVDIEFDSTEIAIIINGVPQFSRTVPIGTYQLQTALSRAMNLPTSRDMEMLQGMTIPSNPIDGGKTGVTGINPGMAAMLRVLGELSDELRRSIDFYLNQSENLEVAQILLAGPGGGLQQLDEFFTQRLSLPTTQIDPIGSLSLEVDAEKYPLAQRPGLGIVLGLGMREV
- a CDS encoding VOC family protein, which produces MHHASIRTANIHRAIAFYQQLGFTISERFTTGYTLACWMEGLGGRIELIQIPEPKPAPDAFADEHYVGYYHLSFDLTEMTPDLPSWLDSLKKRLAVVDQLQPLKILLEPTQQQIGSRIFEVAFIADTDNLPLEFIRVLAKLG
- a CDS encoding ABC transporter substrate-binding protein, whose protein sequence is MIKMPKFKQLTVFVLLGLFTSWIVSCSTGNVGTGAKQASEAATIEFWTMQLQPQFTNYFQSLITKFESQNPSIKINWVDVPWAAMENKILTAVSAKTPPDVVNLNPDFASQLAGRNAWLDLDAKVSKVVRSSYLPNIWKASTLNGKSFGIPWYLTTRLTIYNTDLLKQAGISKPPATYAELAKVAQQIKDQTKKYAFFVTFVPQDSGEVLESFVQMGVTLVDTEGKAAFNSPQGKAAFQYWVDLYKKGLLPKESLTQGHRHAIDLYQAGETALLASGPEFLKTIANNAPKIAQASAIAPQLTGDTGKKNVAVMNIVIPRDTKKPDAAVKFALFVTNDENQLAFAKAANVLPSTIKALGDSYFKDVAANATTVEKARVTSAKQLQQAEILTPTLKDSKKLQKSIYENLQAAMLGEKTVDKAVEDAAQQWNNR
- a CDS encoding bifunctional folylpolyglutamate synthase/dihydrofolate synthase; translated protein: MHIDSLLKPFQHFGVHLGLARIVKLLANLGNPHHQVPVIHVAGTNGKGSVCAYLSSVLTEAGYRTGRYTSPHLVDWTERICLNEQPISSEAFSQLILQVQGAIDHNQESPTQFEVITAAAWLYFAQQQVDVAVVEVGLGGRLDATNVCSQPLVTIITNISREHWQQLGPTVADIAREKAGILKPGCPAVVGPLSPDADRVVESRIVELQCPIFTPQPARQIATGWAEYETIQNSNTLKYPLPLQGQIQLTNSVLALAALEILQEKGWQISEAAIINGMAKTKWPGRMQWVTWKNHKLLIDGAHNPAAAEVLRDYVDSLTPPPTPESQQGEQTTQDSVTWVMGMLSTKEHQDIFQALLCPGDKLYLVPVPDSSSAYPGELAKLAADVCPELSFCSTYPDLTSALDAAFTPTDNLVVLCGSLYLIGHFFGMGNR
- a CDS encoding gamma carbonic anhydrase family protein, with the translated sequence MSTTSYWTSPDFSQAAFIAANSVVMGSVNIASGVSIWYGAVVRGDVERIDIGEFTNIQDGAILHGDPGLPTILEDYVTVGHRAVVHSAHIERGSLIGIGAVILDGVRVGAGSIIGAGAVVTKNVPPLSLVVGIPGKVQRQVTDTEAAELIEHAKRYQKLALVHAGNGTDIGFHQP
- a CDS encoding TIGR02652 family protein, with product MNPGLQYPMFGPEIQCPHCRQTIPALTLTDTYLCPRHGAFEADPKTGELIHLQSGRHWRRWNNEWYRQHTHPDGIRFEIHEALDKLYTQGYRATRVIIARRYQELMSGYLERSAPWRTGVPETTGARLYGLPVEFSPDSGEEPCWEVINFDLEKEPGVPVRYPYFRLFE
- a CDS encoding photosystem II protein Y, giving the protein MDIDYRVVIVLAPVAIAAGWAVFNIGAAALRQVQNFLNKEA
- a CDS encoding PilN domain-containing protein — protein: MYSLDINFLKDRPAYHKTSDKKPGKSVQIGDLRPVYLGLGIGLCFPALVACSWLFLQAKSSELERQTAALEQENQKLDKQIADINKIRGEAIAIKGETQALVTVFDQIRPWSAMLQDLRDRIPVPVRIENIKQIPPVVPVKGEAPTNIAGGLEINGFASSFNDVNDFLLSLEQSKFLNSSDSRIIAAELVDAPLPAGSGGSSVPIKPPKIVKYTIQSSLSEIPASQLLQELEKKGTVGLVARIRSMQQTGVISK